From Medicago truncatula cultivar Jemalong A17 chromosome 7, MtrunA17r5.0-ANR, whole genome shotgun sequence, a single genomic window includes:
- the LOC25499154 gene encoding protein NETWORKED 1D isoform X3 codes for MAALSHSESNKKYSWWWDSHISPKNSKWLQENLTDMDVKVKQMIKLIELDADSFARRAEMYYKKRPELMKLVEEFYRAYRALAERYDHATGVIRQAHRTMAEAFPNQVPPVPTDDLHANNPSMENEPHTPDATRHSHAFSDSDELQKDPSTHETDTAISRKGLKQLNDLFMTGESISHVKFAEGRARRGLNFFDPEETNGLNNGSHDTENHVLSDSERMTKTETEILELKMALAKLESEKEDDLIQYQKSLERLSNLESEMSRARENSQGLDDRASKAEAEVQTLKESLAELQAERESNLLQYQQCLEKICNLEKNISSAQKDLGELNERATIAETEAESLKTDLERLDGQKEAALFQYSQSLETLSKLEMKLVQAEENARRTNEQARIAKNEIDDMKLEIGKLTKEKEDAALRYQQCLEIISSLEHKLSCAQEEVRELNCKLNDGAEKIHISEEKCLLLETLNQTLQSELQSLAQKIGSQSEELCEKQKELGRLWTSIQEERLRFIEAETAFQTLQNVHSQSQDELRSLAAELHNKAEILETMESHKQSLEDEVHKAKEENKILNDIKLSSSLSMNNLQDEILSLRETIKLLEMEVGLRIDERNALQQEIYCLKKELNDVNKRHVSTVEEIRSTGLDLQCFSLSVKTLQDENSKLKETCEAGKRENAALNKKLEIMENLLEKNANLESSLSVLNTELESVRGRVKVLEETCESLLEEKSTLAAEKATLFFQLQTTSEKLEKLSEKNHLLENSLFDVNAELEGLRIKSKILEETCLSLDHEKSSLASEKETLDLQLNMTRLTLKNLEKQHSELELQHLELKADRESALQKVEDLLVSLYAEREERSRTVQLNEGHLVEKEFQIQILQEDANYQKKEYEEELDRAVHAQMETFIFQKCIRDLEQRNFSLLVESQRLLEASKMSDRLISKLENDNVQKQVDTNLLSEKINVLRIGLLQVLKSLDTNRKNLSEDNVEEDQELLNHVHDKLQETQNSFVTVFHENQLAAIENSVLVSFLVQLKLKAENLVTEREALDGALRTKSKQYLALQEEVRMMVEKNQELKLTISKVEEKMEVMATEKLTALKELSKELDKLVSVNTDLEERLKIVMGKLEDVQRENSYLKESFVVSNTELKLVESVNDKLNCQIRNGKELLSQKENEILGAAEMYSALQDEKKALQTSVEDLKSKYDDAKVILEDQDSQILKLSADKDCQNDELGFLCEVNKKLEAEMRHLHQELGETKLREKNISYALLKGVDEIEQWESQAATLYTRMLISNVNETFFEGKVRELADACENLEYRSSSEVMESGKLKERVNKLEGENRRLQGQLAAYVPAVGGLNDCITSLEMQTLVHAKPHHDYKETKIKELANIKYAEGDPHSSKDQNATETDALPDFQDMQKRVNAIEMAVKQMNESFKPKDEMREIQVLKSGIGWCQGNIPASKHSTQMDEAKEHQFGAVYGHKTGKSLQDIPVAEIEVLQKDIMLDHTHGKSRRGARESDDQMLELWETADKDGTIGVTVGKGQKDTAPTEYYQRRPSKESKNRYSSVESLIEKELSVDKLEISRLQEQPLLLEGNNKRKVLERLDSDAQKLMNLEITVQDLINKMEIIEKSTMGKGIEYEAAKGQLESAQEAITKLFDANRKLMKNVEEGTSSFAGKSTTVSDESGSVSRRRVSEQARRGSEKIGRLQLEVQRLQFLLLKLNDDKESKGKGKAMIDDQNPRVLLRDYLYGGTRKSYHKLKKKKASFCACVQPPTKGD; via the exons ATGGCAGCTCTGTCCCATAGTGAATCTAACAAAAAGTATTCATGGTGGTGGGACAGTCACATAAGCCCCAAGAACTCAAAATGGCTCCAAGAAAATCTCACAG ATATGGATGTCAAGGTGAAGCAAATGATCAAGCTTATCGAATTAGACGCAGATTCCTTTGCCAGAAGGGCAGAAATGTATTACAAGAAGCGTCCAGAGCTTATGAAATTGGTTGAAGAGTTTTACCGGGCATACCGAGCATTGGCTGAGAGATATGATCATGCAACTGGAGTGATTCGCCAGGCCCATCGTACCATGGCTGAAGCATTTCCTAATCAAGTCCCACCAGTACCAACTGATGATTTACATGCCAACAATCCTTCCATGGAGAATGAGCCACATACGCCAGATGCTACCCGCCATTCACATGCATTTTCTGACTCGGATGAATTGCAAAAGGATCCTTCTACTCATGAAACAGATACTGCAATAAGCAGAAAGGGTTTGAAACAGCTCAATGATCTTTTCATGACAGGAGAATCAATAAGTCATGTAAAGTTTGCAGAAGGGCGTGCTAGAAGGGGGCTCAATTTTTTTGACCCAGAGGAAACTAATGGACTAAACAATGGAAGCCATGATACTGAGAATCATGTCTTATCTGATTCCGAGCGGATGACCAAAACCGAGACAGAAATTTTGGAGTTAAAGATGGCCCTTGCTAAATTGGAAAGTGAAAAGGAAGATGACTTGATTCAGTATCAGAAGAGTCTGGAAAGATTATCTAATCTGGAATCAGAAATGTCTCGTGCAAGAGAGAATTCTCAAGGACTTGATGACCGAGCCAGCAAAGCTGAAGCTGAAGTTCAAACCTTGAAGGAATCCCTTGCTGAATTGCAAGCTGAAAGAGAAAGTAATCTTCTTCAGTACCAGCAGTGCTTAGAGAAAATATGTAATCTTGAGAAAAATATTTCTTCTGCTCAAAAGGATTTAGGAGAACTTAATGAACGCGCTACCATAGCTGAAACTGAAGCTGAATCCTTAAAGACAGACCTTGAAAGATTAGATGGTCAAAAGGAAGCTGCCCTTTTTCAGTATAGCCAGTCATTGGAGACATTGTCAAAACTGGAGATGAAATTAGTACAAGCCGAGGAGAACGCGAGGAGAACTAATGAGCAAGCTAGAATagctaaaaatgaaattgatgaCATGAAGTTAGAAATTGGTAAACTTACCAAAGAGAAGGAAGATGCAGCTCTTCGTTATCAGCAATGCTTGGAGATAATTTCTAGTTTGGAGCATAAACTCTCTTGTGCCCAAGAGGAGGTGCGTGAGCTAAATTGCAAGTTAAACGACGGTGCtgaaaaaatacatatttctGAAGAAAAGTGTCTTCTCTTGGAAACATTAAATCAGACTCTACAATCTGAACTGCAGTCTTTGGCACAGAAGATAGGGTCTCAAAGTGAAGAACTTTGTGAGAAGCAGAAGGAATTGGGTAGACTTTGGACTTCCATACAAGAGGAGAGGTTGCGGTTCATTGAGGCTGAAACTGCTTTCCAAACTCTTCAGAATGTGCATTCTCAGTCTCAAGATGAACTTAGATCTCTTGCTGCTGAGCTTCATAATAAAGCTGAAATTCTGGAGACAATGGAATCACATAAGCAGTCTTTAGAGGATGAGGTTCACAAGGCTAAGGAGGAAAACAAGATTCTGAATGATATCAAACTATCTTCATCTTTGTCTATGAATAATTTGCAGGATGAGATATTAAGCCTGAGGGAGACAATAAAGTTACTTGAAATGGAAGTTGGACTGCGAATTGATGAAAGAAATGCTCTTCAGCAGGAAATTTACTGTCTGAAAAAAGAGCTTAATGATGTCAACAAACGACACGTATCCACGGTGGAGGAGATCAGATCAACTGGCTTAGACCTACAATGCTTTTCCTTATCTGTGAAGACATTGCAAGATGAAAACTCAAAGCTGAAGGAAACATGTGAGGCTGGCAAAAGAGAGAACGCAGCTCTCAACAAAAAACTGGAGATCATGGAGAACCTTCTGGAGAAAAATGCGAATTTGGAGAGTTCTCTTTCAGTTTTGAATACTGAGCTGGAGAGTGTCAGAGGAAGAGTAAAGGTATTGGAAGAAACTTGTGAATCCTTGCTTGAGGAGAAATCCACTCTTGCTGCTGAGAAGGCAACCTTGTTTTTTCAGTTGCAAACCACATCCGAAAAGCTGGAGAAGCTCTCGGAAAAAAACCACCTTTTAGAAAATTCACTATTTGATGTGAATGCTGAGCTTGAAGGATTACGGATAAAGTCAAAGATTTTAGAAGAGACTTGCTTGTCGCTTGACCATGAGAAGTCTAGTCTCGCGTCTGAGAAAGAAACCTTAGATTTGCAATTGAACATGACTCGTCTAACACTGAAAAATCTTGAGAAACAACATAGTGAATTGGAACTGCAACATTTGGAACTAAAAGCAGACAGGGAGTCAGCACTTCAAAAAGTGGAAGATCTACTGGTTTCATTATATGCTGAGAGGGAAGAGCGTTCTAGAACTGTGCAATTGAATGAAGGTCACTTGGTTGAGAAGgagtttcaaattcaaattctacAAGAAGATGCAAATTACCAGAAAAAGGAATATGAAGAGGAACTGGACAGAGCTGTACATGCTCAAATGGAAACTTTCATCTTCCAGAAATGTATTCGGGATTTGGAGCAAAGAAACTTTTCCCTTTTAGTTGAGAGTCAGAGACTCTTGGAGGCGTCCAAAATGTCTGACAGATTGATATCTAAATTGGAGAATGACAATGTTCAAAAGCAAGTTGATACAAATTTGTTGTCTGAGAAAATTAACGTACTAAGGATTGGGCTGCTTCAGGTGTTAAAATCACTTGACACTAACAGAAAGAATTTGTCTGAAGATAACGTTGAAGAAGACCAGGAACTTCTGAACCATGTACATGACAAACTTCAAGAGACACAGAATTCTTTTGTCACGGTTTTTCATGAAAACCAGCTAGCAGCCATTGAGAATTCAGTTCTTGTTTCATTCCTTGTCCAGTTGAAATTAAAGGCTGAAAATCTCGTCACAGAAAGAGAGGCTCTTGATGGGGCATTGAGGACCAAGTCTAAGCAATACTTAGCACTGCAAGAAGAGGTCCGTATGATGGTAGAGAAGAATCAAGAATTGAAGTTGACAATAAGCAAGGTTGAAGAGAAAATGGAAGTAATGGCAACTGAAAAATTGACGGCACTCAAAGAGCTAAGCAAAGAACTGGATAAACTTGTTTCAGTAAATACCGACCTTGAGGAGAGATTGAAAATAGTGATGGGAAAATTAGAAGATGTGCAAAGGGAAAATTCATATCTTAAGGAGTCATTTGTGGTGTCTAACACTGAACTAAAATTAGTTGAATCTGTCAATGATAAGTTAAATTGTCAGATTAGGAATGGAAAGGAGTTGTTGTCTcaaaaggaaaatgagattttgggaGCAGCAGAGATGTATAGTGCTTTACAGGATGAGAAAAAAGCTTTGCAAACATCGGTGGAAGATCTGAAGAGTAAGTATGATGATGCGAAGGTGATACTTGAAGACCAAGAtagtcaaattttaaaattgtccGCGGACAAGGATTGTCAAAACGACGAACTTGGATTTCTTTGTGAAGTGAATAAGAAGTTGGAAGCAGAAATGAGGCACCTGCATCAAGAACTTGGAGAAACTAAactgagagaaaaaaatataagttatgCATTACTCAAGGGAGTAGATGAGATTGAACAATGGGAATCTCAGGCTGCCACACTCTATACCAGAATGCTGATTTCTAATGTCAATGAGACATTCTTTGAAGGGAAGGTCCGTGAGCTAGCTGATGCATGTGAGAATCTTGAATACAGAAGCAGCTCCGAAGTTATGGAAAGTGGAAAGCTGAAAGAACGAGTTAACAAGTTGGAGGGTGAAAACAGGAGATTACAGGGTCAGTTGGCTGCTTATGTCCCAGCTGTCGGTGGTTTGAATGATTGTATAACATCCTTGGAGATGCAGACCCTTGTACATGCAAAGCCTCATCATGACTACAAAGAAACAAAG ATTAAAGAGTTGGCAAATATCAAATACGCTGAAGGTGATCCACATTCAAGTAAAGATCAAAATGCTACAGAAACAGATGCACTGCCAGACTTCCAGGACATGCAGAAGAGGGTTAATGCAATTGAAATGGCTGTTAAACAGATGAATGAAAGTTTCAAGCCTAAGGATGAAATGAGAGAGATTCAAGTATTAAAATCTGGAATCGGATGGTGCCAAGGAAATATTCCAGCAAGCAAGCATTCTACTCAAATGGATGAAGCAAAGGAGCATCAATTCGGAGCTGTTTATGGACATAAGACAGGAAAATCATTGCAAGATATTCCTGTAGCAGAAATTGAAGTTCTGCAAAAAGACATCATGCTTGATCATACACATGGGAAAAGTAGGAGAGGAGCTCGTGAGTCGGATGATCAGATGCTCGAATTGTGGGAAACTGCTGATAAGGATGGCACTATTGGCGTGACAGTTGGCAAGGGACAGAAGGACACTGCACCAACTGAATACTACCAAAGGAGACCAAGCAAGGAATCCAAAAATAGATATTCTTCGGTAGAGTCCTTGATCGAAAAGGAATTGAGTGTAGACAAATTAGAGATCTCAAGACTACAGGAGCAACCACTGCTTCTTGAAGGCAATAATAAGAGGAAGGTTTTAGAAAGGCTTGATTCAGATGCTCAAAAGTTGATGAACCTCGAAATCACCGTACAAGATTTGATAAACAAGATGGAAATTATTGAGAAGAGCACAATGGGAAAAGGTATTGAGTATGAAGCTGCAAAAGGGCAGCTTGAATCTGCTCAGGAGGCCATCACAAAGTTGTTTGATGCCAACCGCAAGTTGATGAAGAACGTAGAAGAGGGTACGTCCTCTTTTGCTGGGAAGTCTACAACAGTGTCGGATGAGAGTGGAAGTGTTAGCAGAAGGAGAGTTTCCGAACAGGCTCGGAGAGGATCTGAAAAAATAGGACGGCTGCAATTGGAGGTGCAAAGGCTGCAATTTTTACTTCTAAAATTGAATGATGACAAAGAAAgcaaaggaaaaggaaaagcaATGATTGATGACCAAAATCCAAGAGTCCTTTTGCGAGATTATCTCTATGGTGGGACAAGGAAAAGCTACCacaagttgaagaagaagaaagcatCCTTCTGTGCATGCGTGCAGCCACCCACTAAGGGAGATTGA